In the genome of Asterias amurensis chromosome 16, ASM3211899v1, one region contains:
- the LOC139949096 gene encoding potassium/sodium hyperpolarization-activated cyclic nucleotide-gated channel 3-like isoform X1, giving the protein MSFVKMKPPAMFMNRVSPMDDGPREGGGETASSQPNHQVLTVEQDNTGDRARSEMDVLRSVLDLPSNAPNKRRSSMSAAIGAAFTRENLFHASEKEYVKKIYRSDKALKEEQQRQQNINRFVIHPFSNFRWYWDLLMVLLMAITLVILPINIAFFSEQFSLQWSLMNCFTDSFFMADIVLNFFTGVVHHQNEEVILDRKKIAIKYLCGWFLVDLPSSFPMDYFYLIFNGDSTFNETALKLRALRLAKVLSILRLLRLTRLLRYVHRLEEVLNIEGAVIRIVNLVLVVLVMIHWNGCVQFLVPFFQGFPKDSWVAISGLENASKWEQYSWSFFKAICHMLSIGFGQHPPHNLTEMWCATLSMMLGATFYALFIGHMSTLLLSIDASGRIYNEKINQVKEYMRYRKIPAETQARVLSYYEHRYQRKYFDEAAILRQQSTPLRREIVQHHLRSLVKKAEFLSKCSPSFVIDLIEKLHFEVYLAGDVIIKAGSRGNAMYFIEHGTVKICIDDRVVGTLQDGDHFGEISLLIDERRVASVLADSTCDLYRLGKADFEDVLEENPEMRGIMSEVAKDRLRKIGASVPREEEEEEEKELFPVGQPSQRVNFESP; this is encoded by the exons ATGTCCTTTGTAAAGATGAAACCTCCGGCGATGTTTATGAATCGGGTGTCTCCGATGGATGACGGGCCACGGGAAGGGGGAGGGGAGACGGCAAGTAGTCAGCCGAATCACCAAGTACTCACAGTGGAACAAGACAACACCG GTGACCGGGCAAGGAGTGAGATGGACGTCCTTCGGTCCGTCCTCGACTTGCCGTCAAACGCTCCAAACAAACGACGTTCTTCCATGTCGGCAGCCATCGGTGCAGCGTTTACACGGGAGAATCTCTTCCACGCCTCGGAGAAAGAATACGTCAAGAAGATCTACCGCAGCGACAAAGCACTGAAGGAAGAACAACAACGTCAGCAAAACATCAATCGGTTCGTCATCCATCCTTTCAGCAACTTCAG GTGGTACTGGGACCTACTGATGGTTCTTCTGATGGCAATCACCCTAGTCATCCTGCCTATCAATATTGCCTTCTTCAGTGAGCAGTTCTCCCTTCAATGGAGCCTGATGAACTGCTTCACGGATAGTTTCTTCATGGCGGACATCGTGCTCAACTTCTTCACCGGGGTCGTCCATCACCAGAACGAGGAG GTGATTTTGGATCGGAAGAAGATAGCTATCAAGTACCTGTGTGGATGGTTTCTCGTAGATTTACCGTCCTCGTTTCCTATGGATTATTTCTACCTCATCTTCAACGGAGACTCCACGTTCAACGAGACCGCTCTCAAACTCCGTGCACTCCG GTTGGCGAAGGTTCTTAGCATCCTGCGTCTACTACGCCTAACACGTCTGTTACGATACGTTCACCGACTGGAAGAG GTCCTGAACATCGAGGGCGCTGTGATCCGCATTGTCAACCTCGTTCTCGTCGTGCTGGTAATGATCCACTGGAATGGCTGTGTACAGTTTCTAGTTCCTTTCTTCCAGGGGTTCCCAAAGGACAGTTGGGTCGCAATCAGCGGGCTTGAG AATGCCAGCAAGTGGGAGCAGTACTCGTGGTCTTTCTTCAAGGCGATCTGTCACATGTTGAGCATAGGCTTCGGTCAGCATCCACCGCATAACCTCACTGAGATGTGGTGTGCAACCTTGAGCATGATGCTAGGCGCAACCTTCTACGCTCTCTTCATTGGTCATATGTCCACCCTCCTGTTGTCCATTGACGCTTCCGGACGCATCTACAACGAAAAG ATAAACCAGGTCAAGGAATACATGAGGTATCGTAAGATACCAGCGGAAACCCAGGCACGTGTACTGAGTTATTATGAACACCGTTACCAGCGAAAATACTTTGACGAGGCCGCCATCTTGCGTCAACAGTCGACTCCATTGCGAAGG GAAATTGTACAGCACCACCTACGTTCACTCGTCAAAAAGGCAGAGTTCCTTAGTAAATGCAGCCCTAGTTTCGTCATTGATCTGATCGAAAAGCTCCACTTCGAGGTATATTTAGCCGGTGACGTCATCATCAAGGCTGGTAGCCGCGGCAATGCCATGTACTTCATCGAACACGGAACCGTTAAAATCTGCATTGATGATCGGGTAGTTGGTACCCTGCAGGACGGAGACCACTTTGGTG AAATTTCATTGTTAATTGATGAACGCCGAGTTGCGTCCGTGTTGGCGGACTCCACGTGCGATCTTTACAGGCTAGGGAAGGCCGACTTCGAAGACG TTCTTGAAGAAAACCCGGAGATGCGTGGTATTATGTCGGAGGTTGCCAAAGATCGTCTCCGTAAAATCGGAGCCAGTGTTCCAAgagaagaggaggaggaggaggaaaaAGAACTTTTCCCAGTCGg CCAACCTAGCCAGAGGGTTAACTTTGAGAGCCCATAA
- the LOC139949096 gene encoding potassium/sodium hyperpolarization-activated cyclic nucleotide-gated channel 3-like isoform X2, translated as MSFVKMKPPAMFMNRVSPMDDGPREGGGETASSQPNHQVLTVEQDNTGDRARSEMDVLRSVLDLPSNAPNKRRSSMSAAIGAAFTRENLFHASEKEYVKKIYRSDKALKEEQQRQQNINRFVIHPFSNFRWYWDLLMVLLMAITLVILPINIAFFSEQFSLQWSLMNCFTDSFFMADIVLNFFTGVVHHQNEEVILDRKKIAIKYLCGWFLVDLPSSFPMDYFYLIFNGDSTFNETALKLRALRLAKVLSILRLLRLTRLLRYVHRLEENASKWEQYSWSFFKAICHMLSIGFGQHPPHNLTEMWCATLSMMLGATFYALFIGHMSTLLLSIDASGRIYNEKINQVKEYMRYRKIPAETQARVLSYYEHRYQRKYFDEAAILRQQSTPLRREIVQHHLRSLVKKAEFLSKCSPSFVIDLIEKLHFEVYLAGDVIIKAGSRGNAMYFIEHGTVKICIDDRVVGTLQDGDHFGEISLLIDERRVASVLADSTCDLYRLGKADFEDVLEENPEMRGIMSEVAKDRLRKIGASVPREEEEEEEKELFPVGQPSQRVNFESP; from the exons ATGTCCTTTGTAAAGATGAAACCTCCGGCGATGTTTATGAATCGGGTGTCTCCGATGGATGACGGGCCACGGGAAGGGGGAGGGGAGACGGCAAGTAGTCAGCCGAATCACCAAGTACTCACAGTGGAACAAGACAACACCG GTGACCGGGCAAGGAGTGAGATGGACGTCCTTCGGTCCGTCCTCGACTTGCCGTCAAACGCTCCAAACAAACGACGTTCTTCCATGTCGGCAGCCATCGGTGCAGCGTTTACACGGGAGAATCTCTTCCACGCCTCGGAGAAAGAATACGTCAAGAAGATCTACCGCAGCGACAAAGCACTGAAGGAAGAACAACAACGTCAGCAAAACATCAATCGGTTCGTCATCCATCCTTTCAGCAACTTCAG GTGGTACTGGGACCTACTGATGGTTCTTCTGATGGCAATCACCCTAGTCATCCTGCCTATCAATATTGCCTTCTTCAGTGAGCAGTTCTCCCTTCAATGGAGCCTGATGAACTGCTTCACGGATAGTTTCTTCATGGCGGACATCGTGCTCAACTTCTTCACCGGGGTCGTCCATCACCAGAACGAGGAG GTGATTTTGGATCGGAAGAAGATAGCTATCAAGTACCTGTGTGGATGGTTTCTCGTAGATTTACCGTCCTCGTTTCCTATGGATTATTTCTACCTCATCTTCAACGGAGACTCCACGTTCAACGAGACCGCTCTCAAACTCCGTGCACTCCG GTTGGCGAAGGTTCTTAGCATCCTGCGTCTACTACGCCTAACACGTCTGTTACGATACGTTCACCGACTGGAAGAG AATGCCAGCAAGTGGGAGCAGTACTCGTGGTCTTTCTTCAAGGCGATCTGTCACATGTTGAGCATAGGCTTCGGTCAGCATCCACCGCATAACCTCACTGAGATGTGGTGTGCAACCTTGAGCATGATGCTAGGCGCAACCTTCTACGCTCTCTTCATTGGTCATATGTCCACCCTCCTGTTGTCCATTGACGCTTCCGGACGCATCTACAACGAAAAG ATAAACCAGGTCAAGGAATACATGAGGTATCGTAAGATACCAGCGGAAACCCAGGCACGTGTACTGAGTTATTATGAACACCGTTACCAGCGAAAATACTTTGACGAGGCCGCCATCTTGCGTCAACAGTCGACTCCATTGCGAAGG GAAATTGTACAGCACCACCTACGTTCACTCGTCAAAAAGGCAGAGTTCCTTAGTAAATGCAGCCCTAGTTTCGTCATTGATCTGATCGAAAAGCTCCACTTCGAGGTATATTTAGCCGGTGACGTCATCATCAAGGCTGGTAGCCGCGGCAATGCCATGTACTTCATCGAACACGGAACCGTTAAAATCTGCATTGATGATCGGGTAGTTGGTACCCTGCAGGACGGAGACCACTTTGGTG AAATTTCATTGTTAATTGATGAACGCCGAGTTGCGTCCGTGTTGGCGGACTCCACGTGCGATCTTTACAGGCTAGGGAAGGCCGACTTCGAAGACG TTCTTGAAGAAAACCCGGAGATGCGTGGTATTATGTCGGAGGTTGCCAAAGATCGTCTCCGTAAAATCGGAGCCAGTGTTCCAAgagaagaggaggaggaggaggaaaaAGAACTTTTCCCAGTCGg CCAACCTAGCCAGAGGGTTAACTTTGAGAGCCCATAA
- the LOC139948619 gene encoding PAT complex subunit CCDC47-like, whose amino-acid sequence MIPRSLLLLCAFALLLAPVVLAAGNHRGADIEDNEFAEFEDLGDEEEDDGVVETERGDDDFEDGNEAEAPFEKEFDEDDDDGIVEDEDEFEHFHDTEEFENFEREKPFKGKGPSDTPDLEIAKLPVHLRNNWDSYYMEILMVVGILAYVLNYISGKSKNQKLSTAWLSSHLELLESNFALVGDDGGQKDPPVTGQLVKESESRYCLWCSGRSCCEGMLVELKLLKRQDLVSVVAKLMKPGSDELVITVTMNSEDMDTFILFAGRKKIASKMQKEMQDLSQFCQDKRSGDKYGMSSSNVVLAESAEVIQGVMDGKITSCLAQYEELFEYLHFSDQFSGPKPNTDEEQPTKMPETKKVLIFCFKVPGGPRCSKADMEGMLPMMKLVMYCIEKVKRYKLSREAKLKADKARAKVSESFVKLAHAQRQEAAQLRREEKRRVEKDRLLNEEDPEKARKLEEKQYKKDMRKRLNPGMKQMKVRVT is encoded by the exons ATGATTCCTCGTTCCCTTCTCCTACTCTGTGCATTTGCGCTGCTATTGGCCCCAGTGGTTCTTGCCGCAGGCAACCACCGCGGTGCCGACATCGAGGATAATGAGTTTGCCGAATTTGAGGATCTTGGAGATGAGGAAGAAGATGATGGAGTTGTAGAGACGGAGAGAGGTGACGATGACTTTGAAGATGGTAACGAAGCAGAGGCACCCTTTGAGAAGGAGtttgatgaagatgatgatgatggaatTGTGGAG GATGAAGATGAATTTGAACACTTCCACGATACAGAAGAGTTTGAAAACTTTGAGAGAGAGAAACCCTTCAAAGGCAAGGGGCCGTCCGACACACCAGACTTGGAAATTGCAAAG CTTCCTGTACATTTGCGTAATAACTGGGACAGTTACTACATGGAAATATTGATGGTTGTGGGCATCTTGGCCTACGTACTCAACTACATCAGCGGCAAGAGTAAAAATCAGAAGCTTTCTACTGCCTG GTTGAGCTCGCATCTTGAGCTGTTGGAGTCCAACTTTGCATTAGTTGGTGATGATGGAGGTCAGAAGGACCCTCCTGTGACCGGCCAGCTTGTAAAAGAGAGCGAGAGTCGATACTGTCTCTGGTGCTCGGGAAGGAGTTGCTGTGAGGGCATGTTGGTCGAACTCAAG CTTTTAAAAAGGCAGGACCTTGTGAGTGTAGTGGCTAAACTCATGAAGCCCGGGTCGGACGAATTA GTAATCACCGTGACAATGAACAGTGAAGACATGGACACTTTCATCTTGTTTGCGGGACGAAAGAAAATCGCTTCCAAGATGCAAAAAGAAATGCAAGATTTG aGTCAGTTTTGTCAAGATAAACGGAGTGGTGATAAGTACGGGATGTCATCATCCAATGTGGTGCTAGCCGAGTCCGCAGAGGTGATCCAGGGTGTCATGGATGGCAAG ATCACCAGCTGTTTGGCCCAGTATGAGGAGCTCTTTGAGTACCTTCATTTTTCAGACCAGTTTTCAGGTCCCAAGCCCAACACAGA TGAGGAGCAGCCAACCAAGATGCCAGAGACTAAGAAAGTTCTCATTTTCTGTTTCAAAG tGCCTGGAGGACCTCGCTGTTCCAAAGCAGACATGGAGGGTATGCTTCCTATGATGAAGCTCGTCATGTACTGCATCGAGAAGGTCAAGAGATACAAGCTCAGCAGAGAG GCCAAGCTGAAGGCAGACAAGGCCCGGGCTAAGGTATCTGAGTCCTTCGTCAAGCTGGCCCACGCCCAGCGCCAGGAGGCAGCCCAGCTTCGTCGAGAAGAGAAGCGTCGCGTTGAAAAGGACCGCCTGCTCAATGAAGAGGACCCTGAAAAGGCTCGAAAGCTGGAG GAGAAGCAGTACAAGAAGGACATGCGCAAACGTCTCAACCCAGGCATGAAGCAAATGAAGGTCCGCGTCacataa